In a single window of the Candidatus Bathyarchaeum sp. genome:
- a CDS encoding DUF3795 domain-containing protein, with protein sequence MTTNLVAVCGLFCGTCEHLDTKCKGCGTQKGKPFWTTLMNVEFCPLYNCCVNNKQLEHCGLCNDFPCDAFNQLRDPSLSDKEAQEALIERQKDLVKRKELGTEQWLKEKQKNYLQLNQFY encoded by the coding sequence ATGACTACCAATTTAGTGGCAGTGTGTGGATTATTTTGTGGAACCTGTGAACATTTGGACACAAAATGCAAAGGATGCGGAACCCAAAAGGGCAAACCCTTTTGGACAACTTTAATGAATGTTGAATTCTGTCCCCTGTATAATTGTTGTGTGAACAATAAACAGTTAGAGCATTGTGGCTTATGCAATGATTTTCCCTGTGATGCATTTAACCAGTTACGTGACCCATCATTAAGTGACAAAGAAGCACAAGAAGCACTTATTGAACGCCAAAAAGACCTTGTTAAAAGAAAAGAACTGGGAACAGAACAGTGGCTCAAAGAAAAACAGAAAAACTATTTACAACTCAACCAGTTTTACTGA
- a CDS encoding transcriptional regulator yields MVSKDQAIGWIIFLVCAVIALGYTVSMIWPSEVTDVLGWSMSSQTFRLYLVAVPVLIAFVAVLAIGAWIGWTMGTTPPPRPIEEIETESSD; encoded by the coding sequence ATGGTTAGTAAAGATCAAGCCATCGGATGGATTATTTTTTTGGTCTGTGCAGTAATTGCACTTGGTTACACTGTTAGCATGATCTGGCCAAGCGAAGTAACTGACGTGCTCGGATGGAGCATGTCCTCACAAACATTCAGACTTTACTTAGTTGCAGTTCCAGTGTTGATCGCTTTTGTTGCAGTTTTGGCTATTGGTGCATGGATTGGCTGGACAATGGGAACTACTCCACCTCCTAGACCAATCGAAGAGATTGAAACCGAAAGCTCAGACTAA
- the pyrH gene encoding UMP kinase gives MKIIVRIGGSVVVSPLNPSTINCYLTVLRDFKNQGHQVVAVVGGGKLAREFIKVAKYVHLEEDQQDWAAIHVSRLFAQLFTMGLADDGCGKVPTTIDEAEECVNSGKIVVMGGLHPGITTDAVAALVGERIKADILVKCSNVSAIFTKDPNKYPDAKRLDKISFEELEKLLEAKEHTPGINQVIDPEAVKILGRIKLKTVVVNGHDPGYVVYAVQDRHIGTKIE, from the coding sequence ATGAAAATCATTGTTCGAATTGGCGGCTCAGTCGTGGTTTCCCCTCTGAACCCCTCAACCATAAACTGTTACCTAACAGTATTGCGAGATTTCAAAAATCAAGGACATCAAGTCGTCGCAGTTGTCGGCGGCGGCAAACTCGCCCGAGAATTCATTAAAGTTGCAAAATATGTGCACCTAGAAGAAGACCAGCAAGATTGGGCAGCAATTCATGTTTCTCGCCTTTTTGCTCAACTCTTCACCATGGGATTAGCAGATGACGGCTGTGGAAAAGTTCCCACCACCATAGATGAAGCCGAAGAATGTGTAAACTCTGGCAAGATTGTTGTTATGGGTGGTTTGCATCCTGGAATCACAACTGATGCCGTTGCGGCGTTAGTTGGAGAGCGCATAAAAGCAGACATCTTGGTTAAATGTTCTAACGTGAGTGCAATTTTCACCAAAGACCCCAACAAGTATCCGGACGCCAAACGCCTTGACAAGATCAGTTTTGAAGAACTAGAAAAACTGCTAGAAGCCAAAGAGCATACCCCTGGAATTAATCAGGTCATCGACCCCGAGGCAGTGAAGATTCTTGGCCGAATTAAGCTCAAAACTGTTGTAGTTAATGGTCATGACCCTGGCTACGTAGTATACGCAGTTCAGGATCGGCACATTGGCACAAAAATTGAATAG
- the thiT gene encoding energy-coupled thiamine transporter ThiT, with the protein MNIQNSSFSTKVIAETVMFVALATVLSNIKIFQLPQGGSVTAASMVPILWLALRRGPTVGVFGAIMYGFIQAVFDPFIVHPAQMLLDYPIAFGLLGVAGFFRKRPFIGVTLGIIGRFVAHYFSGLIFFAEFAEGNPLIYSAVYNGGYLIVELVISLYIIYMLKRSKVLEIYM; encoded by the coding sequence GTGAATATACAAAATAGTAGTTTTTCAACAAAAGTAATAGCAGAGACCGTCATGTTTGTGGCTCTAGCTACTGTATTAAGTAACATCAAAATTTTCCAGTTACCTCAAGGAGGGTCAGTCACTGCGGCGTCTATGGTGCCGATTTTGTGGTTGGCTCTTCGACGAGGACCAACTGTGGGCGTGTTTGGGGCGATAATGTATGGCTTTATTCAAGCAGTTTTTGACCCGTTCATTGTTCATCCTGCTCAAATGTTGTTGGATTACCCAATAGCTTTTGGTTTACTAGGAGTTGCCGGGTTTTTCCGAAAACGTCCCTTTATTGGGGTCACTTTGGGGATAATTGGCAGATTTGTGGCCCACTATTTCTCGGGGCTTATCTTTTTTGCCGAATTCGCTGAGGGCAATCCATTGATTTACTCTGCAGTCTACAACGGCGGCTACTTGATAGTTGAACTAGTAATAAGTTTATACATCATATACATGCTCAAACGAAGTAAAGTACTAGAAATTTACATGTAA
- a CDS encoding adenosylhomocysteinase has product MADYKVKDINLAPQGALLVEWATEHMPVLAQIKSRFEKEKPLKGITIGACLHVTKETAVLALTLKAGGATVALCGSNPLSTQDEVAAYLATQGINVYAWREQPTDEYFWCINQVLDYKPQVTMDDGADVVGVLHKERTDLLKNVIGGTEETTTGVIRLRAMEQDNALKYPIIAVNDAYTKYLFDNRYGTGQSTIDGILRATSVLIAGKYFVVAGYGWCGRGLAMRAKAMGAKVIVTEVDATKALEAVMDGFFVMPMEDAAELGDIFVTLTGNTSVIRKEHMEKMKDGAIVANSGHFNVEIDIQDLEKMAKSKRTLRPNLEEYTLPSGKRIHLLAEGRLVNLAAAEGHPSEVMDMSFANQAMNAEYLVKNKGLKIKVYRVPKEIDELIAGLKLKALGVSIDELTEKQKKYLATWDEGTI; this is encoded by the coding sequence ATGGCAGATTACAAAGTAAAAGACATAAACTTGGCTCCTCAAGGAGCATTACTTGTTGAATGGGCAACCGAACACATGCCCGTTTTGGCTCAAATCAAATCCAGATTCGAAAAAGAAAAACCCCTTAAAGGCATCACTATTGGGGCTTGTTTGCACGTAACCAAAGAAACAGCAGTTTTGGCATTAACCCTCAAAGCAGGCGGCGCAACCGTTGCTCTGTGTGGCTCAAACCCATTATCTACTCAAGATGAAGTAGCTGCATACCTTGCCACTCAAGGAATCAACGTTTATGCATGGCGCGAACAACCGACCGATGAATACTTCTGGTGCATCAACCAAGTTTTGGACTACAAACCCCAAGTCACCATGGACGACGGAGCAGATGTAGTAGGAGTGCTCCACAAAGAACGAACTGACCTACTCAAAAACGTAATTGGTGGAACCGAAGAAACCACCACCGGAGTCATCCGCCTGCGAGCCATGGAACAAGACAATGCCCTAAAATACCCTATAATAGCAGTAAACGACGCTTATACAAAATACCTTTTTGACAACCGCTATGGCACCGGCCAAAGCACCATTGACGGCATCCTACGCGCTACTAGTGTTCTGATTGCAGGAAAATACTTTGTAGTCGCAGGATATGGATGGTGTGGACGCGGCCTAGCCATGCGAGCAAAAGCCATGGGCGCCAAAGTAATTGTTACTGAAGTAGATGCAACCAAAGCCCTAGAAGCAGTAATGGACGGCTTTTTTGTAATGCCCATGGAAGACGCAGCAGAACTCGGAGACATATTTGTTACACTCACAGGAAATACTAGTGTTATTCGAAAAGAGCACATGGAAAAAATGAAAGATGGCGCCATAGTAGCCAACAGCGGTCACTTTAACGTAGAGATCGATATCCAAGACCTAGAAAAAATGGCCAAATCCAAACGAACCCTACGACCAAACCTAGAAGAATACACCTTGCCAAGCGGAAAGAGAATCCATTTACTTGCTGAAGGTAGATTAGTGAATCTTGCAGCTGCAGAAGGACACCCCTCTGAAGTTATGGATATGTCCTTTGCAAACCAAGCTATGAACGCTGAATATTTGGTGAAAAACAAAGGCTTGAAAATCAAGGTTTATCGTGTTCCTAAGGAAATTGATGAATTAATTGCTGGCTTGAAACTAAAAGCCTTGGGCGTAAGTATTGATGAGTTAACTGAAAAACAGAAAAAATACTTGGCAACATGGGATGAAGGAACTATTTGA
- a CDS encoding helix-turn-helix domain-containing protein codes for MPCVSADGKPTKSGIATLSALKNGASTPKAVSEVTGQPMFKVRSGLRELVAAGFVKKVDDKYKLTPQGSKLVP; via the coding sequence TTGCCGTGTGTATCTGCAGATGGTAAACCCACCAAAAGTGGCATCGCAACCCTTTCTGCCTTGAAGAATGGAGCTTCAACTCCAAAGGCTGTTTCAGAGGTTACTGGACAACCCATGTTCAAGGTTAGAAGTGGTCTTCGGGAACTGGTTGCTGCTGGGTTCGTAAAAAAAGTGGATGACAAGTATAAACTGACCCCTCAAGGAAGCAAGTTGGTTCCATAG
- a CDS encoding ribonucleoprotein yields MEPSRKPLNALIKQMNSFVAIVLKNGVEYRGTMVRCDSHMNVLLEKATERVNDNLTANYGSILLRGNNILYICVDMAPEK; encoded by the coding sequence TTGGAACCAAGTAGAAAACCTTTGAATGCGTTAATCAAGCAGATGAACAGTTTCGTAGCTATCGTTTTAAAAAATGGAGTAGAATACCGCGGCACAATGGTCCGTTGCGACAGCCACATGAACGTACTACTGGAAAAAGCCACCGAACGTGTCAACGACAATTTGACCGCAAACTATGGCAGTATCCTTTTGCGAGGAAACAACATACTTTACATCTGTGTCGATATGGCACCTGAAAAATAG
- a CDS encoding peroxiredoxin, whose amino-acid sequence MENQTNEIKMPLIGEKAPDFEALTTQGTLRLSDFEGSWLILFSHPADFTPVCTTEFIAFSKIYDELKKRNTELLGLSVDSVSSHIAWVRNVEEKMGVKIPFPIIADLNKEVSQKFGMIHPAQSKTETVRCVFVMDPESKIRTILYYPLTTGRNMQEILRIIDALQTTDKNKVATPANWKPGDPVVVPPPGTTEQAEERTKEGYDCKDWYLCFKKL is encoded by the coding sequence ATGGAAAATCAAACAAATGAAATTAAGATGCCGTTAATTGGAGAAAAAGCACCTGACTTTGAAGCCTTAACAACACAAGGAACATTGAGGCTCTCAGATTTCGAAGGAAGCTGGCTAATACTCTTTTCTCATCCTGCAGATTTCACACCAGTGTGCACCACCGAATTCATTGCATTTTCAAAAATTTATGACGAACTCAAAAAACGCAACACCGAACTTTTAGGATTAAGCGTAGATAGTGTTTCATCTCACATTGCATGGGTTAGAAATGTTGAAGAAAAAATGGGCGTAAAAATTCCGTTTCCCATAATTGCTGACCTAAACAAAGAAGTTTCCCAAAAATTTGGAATGATACATCCCGCCCAGAGCAAAACTGAGACTGTTAGATGCGTTTTTGTCATGGACCCTGAAAGCAAAATCCGAACCATATTATATTATCCACTAACCACAGGCAGAAACATGCAAGAAATACTCCGAATAATTGATGCACTGCAAACCACAGACAAAAACAAGGTAGCTACTCCTGCAAACTGGAAACCAGGCGACCCCGTAGTAGTTCCTCCCCCGGGTACAACAGAACAAGCAGAAGAACGAACCAAAGAAGGCTACGACTGCAAAGACTGGTATTTGTGCTTTAAGAAGTTGTGA
- a CDS encoding nucleotidyltransferase family protein: protein MDNVKGMVLCGGKGTRLRPLTNYIQKTMVPVGLKQKPLLEYVVKLFKYHGVKDLVFLVNYKSEQITNYFEDGSRFGVNITYVKDDPNSKGTGGAVLTAYNQGAISKDDTLLVYYGDIVTDIDLLGLVEYHNKNNAWTTLALSSGFKTRVGVASLDDNSKVIDFEEKPVLKKPVTIGISVLKGEMLKLMKQLKGDNIELDFMGEVLPHLLKEEKPVYGYVTPAFWYDVLSTEAYEKLDQKLVDDLFKDILG, encoded by the coding sequence ATGGATAATGTTAAAGGAATGGTTCTTTGTGGCGGAAAAGGCACACGACTCAGACCCCTTACAAACTATATACAAAAAACCATGGTTCCTGTGGGTCTAAAACAAAAACCCCTTCTCGAATATGTTGTTAAGCTGTTCAAATATCATGGCGTCAAAGATTTGGTGTTTTTAGTAAACTACAAGTCAGAACAGATAACTAATTATTTTGAAGATGGATCTCGGTTTGGCGTAAACATCACTTACGTGAAGGATGATCCAAATTCAAAAGGAACCGGTGGCGCAGTTTTAACTGCTTACAATCAAGGTGCAATCAGTAAAGATGATACCTTGCTAGTTTATTATGGTGATATAGTAACCGATATTGACCTGTTGGGTCTAGTAGAATATCACAATAAAAATAATGCTTGGACCACCCTTGCTTTGTCTTCAGGTTTTAAAACTAGAGTTGGCGTAGCAAGTTTAGATGACAATTCAAAGGTTATTGATTTTGAAGAAAAACCAGTTTTAAAAAAGCCTGTAACTATAGGAATTTCAGTTCTGAAAGGTGAAATGCTCAAGTTGATGAAACAACTAAAAGGGGACAATATTGAGCTTGATTTCATGGGAGAAGTTTTGCCACACCTTTTGAAGGAAGAAAAACCAGTTTATGGTTATGTTACTCCAGCTTTCTGGTACGACGTTTTGAGTACTGAAGCGTATGAAAAACTTGACCAAAAACTTGTTGATGATCTGTTTAAGGACATTTTGGGCTAA
- a CDS encoding MBL fold metallo-hydrolase, translating to MKEIQGAELVFLGTGGGRFVTITQKRRTGGFRLLTPKENIHVDPGPGALIYSLEAGLNPQKLKAVLISHRHPDHYANAEVMVESMTRGMLKKRGLVAAPTSILAGDDQAGPAISLYHQNMIKQIVRLKPNVNFKVGNIDIVTTQTKHTDAETVGFKFNIPEVGTVGYTADTEYFEGIEDQFKGVRLLILSVMRPNGSPWTGHMTPKEAATIVDTVKPEMVVATHFGMKMIYSGPSYEIKYIEQKTGVPTVAAFDGMKLQIGENITIGKLNRRQQNIEDFLKRPTK from the coding sequence GTGAAGGAGATTCAAGGAGCAGAGCTGGTCTTTTTAGGTACAGGAGGAGGAAGGTTCGTTACCATCACCCAAAAACGACGAACCGGAGGATTCCGACTCTTAACCCCAAAAGAAAACATACACGTAGACCCCGGACCAGGAGCTCTTATCTATTCTTTAGAAGCAGGATTAAATCCCCAAAAACTCAAAGCAGTATTAATTTCCCACCGCCACCCCGACCATTACGCCAACGCCGAAGTTATGGTAGAATCCATGACCCGCGGAATGCTCAAAAAACGAGGATTAGTTGCAGCACCCACAAGCATTCTAGCAGGGGACGACCAAGCGGGACCTGCAATCTCGTTGTACCATCAAAACATGATAAAACAAATAGTAAGGTTGAAGCCTAACGTTAACTTCAAGGTCGGAAACATAGACATCGTAACAACTCAAACTAAACACACAGACGCAGAAACAGTTGGCTTCAAGTTCAACATCCCCGAAGTTGGAACAGTCGGATACACCGCAGACACAGAATACTTTGAAGGCATAGAAGACCAATTCAAAGGCGTTAGGCTCCTTATTTTGTCCGTGATGCGACCAAATGGGAGCCCATGGACAGGACACATGACCCCCAAAGAAGCTGCAACAATTGTGGACACCGTAAAACCTGAAATGGTGGTTGCAACCCATTTTGGCATGAAAATGATTTACAGCGGACCCTCCTACGAAATCAAATACATCGAACAAAAAACAGGTGTTCCCACGGTTGCAGCTTTTGATGGAATGAAACTGCAAATAGGTGAAAATATAACCATCGGGAAACTCAACAGACGGCAACAAAACATAGAAGATTTCCTGAAACGCCCAACAAAATAA
- a CDS encoding GNAT family N-acetyltransferase, protein MDYPTQWKTEFTTKNGLKIVFRPKQPDDTEMLWVMFSTLSKKSATHLLPPFPRDRIESWTTDIDYDKLLAIVAVLTEKDNKRIIGSISLKFNAQETLKHKAELGLTIHDDYQNMGIGSALLKHIIKIARKRKLKKIHLDVSASNERAIHVYKKAGFRTEGILQKESYVNGRYRDEYRMALFL, encoded by the coding sequence ATGGACTATCCAACTCAATGGAAAACAGAATTCACGACAAAAAATGGCCTAAAAATCGTTTTTCGTCCTAAACAGCCAGATGACACCGAAATGTTGTGGGTTATGTTTTCAACCCTTTCTAAAAAAAGTGCAACACATCTGCTTCCTCCGTTTCCTCGTGACCGGATAGAAAGTTGGACAACAGACATAGACTACGATAAACTGTTAGCAATTGTTGCAGTGCTAACTGAAAAAGATAACAAACGGATAATCGGGTCAATTTCTCTGAAATTCAACGCCCAAGAGACTTTGAAGCACAAAGCAGAGTTAGGACTTACCATTCATGACGATTACCAGAATATGGGCATTGGCTCAGCATTACTAAAGCACATCATTAAAATTGCTCGAAAAAGAAAACTGAAAAAAATTCATTTAGACGTAAGTGCATCAAATGAACGCGCTATTCATGTTTACAAAAAAGCAGGATTTAGAACTGAGGGAATTCTGCAAAAAGAAAGTTACGTCAACGGCAGATATCGTGACGAGTACAGGATGGCGCTTTTTCTTTAG
- a CDS encoding peptidylprolyl isomerase encodes MSNKVHCAHILVKTEKEVNQVLERLKKGEKFSAIAKDVSQCPSKKRGGDLGTFGRGQMVKEFETAAFALDKGQISGIVKTQFGYHIIKRLE; translated from the coding sequence ATGTCAAACAAAGTTCATTGTGCACACATTCTAGTAAAAACAGAAAAAGAAGTAAACCAAGTCCTAGAACGACTCAAAAAAGGCGAAAAATTCTCAGCCATCGCAAAAGACGTATCCCAGTGTCCCTCCAAAAAACGAGGCGGCGACCTAGGAACCTTTGGACGAGGACAAATGGTCAAAGAATTCGAAACAGCAGCTTTCGCTCTGGACAAAGGACAAATCTCAGGAATCGTCAAAACCCAGTTTGGTTACCACATAATCAAACGACTTGAGTAA
- a CDS encoding AarF/UbiB family protein: MSTVHIAVRAIRKLEPEDFQLLLALEQQMKNYEYAPKDAIQNQAQLHFSEIEYRLPLFIKQGLVQGRREKYLGYRLTTAGHDILAINTLVNANVITALGKPLGVGKESDVYEALAPDETPVALKFHRIGRTSFKKTKLKRNYTIKYTYTPNWHRQSQISAKKEYDALKLLYPQDVSVPKPIMQNRHIVVMSMIEGVELFHNPELEDANVTYKQILNNVKTAYQKVNMIHGDLSPYNIIVQPNQGILIIDWPQNVSINHPSAKELLERDLRNVITYFQRKHNLEINLEDALSYVTEK, encoded by the coding sequence ATGTCAACTGTTCATATTGCTGTTCGAGCTATACGGAAACTTGAACCTGAAGATTTTCAGTTACTGCTGGCCCTTGAACAGCAAATGAAGAACTACGAGTATGCCCCAAAAGATGCCATCCAAAATCAAGCCCAACTTCACTTTTCAGAGATAGAATACCGGTTACCCCTTTTTATTAAACAAGGTTTAGTCCAAGGACGGCGAGAAAAATATCTAGGATATCGGCTAACAACAGCAGGACATGACATCTTAGCAATCAATACGCTTGTAAATGCCAATGTAATCACAGCCCTTGGCAAACCTTTGGGCGTAGGCAAAGAGTCAGATGTTTATGAGGCCCTTGCACCTGATGAAACCCCAGTAGCGTTGAAGTTTCATCGCATTGGCCGAACAAGCTTTAAAAAAACTAAACTCAAACGAAACTACACTATAAAATACACATACACGCCCAATTGGCACCGTCAATCCCAAATTTCGGCTAAAAAAGAGTATGACGCCCTGAAACTGTTGTATCCACAGGATGTTTCGGTCCCCAAACCAATCATGCAAAACCGTCACATTGTGGTTATGAGCATGATAGAAGGGGTAGAACTTTTTCATAACCCCGAATTGGAGGATGCAAACGTCACCTACAAACAAATATTAAACAATGTAAAAACAGCATACCAAAAAGTAAACATGATACATGGAGACCTTAGCCCATACAACATTATTGTTCAGCCCAATCAGGGCATTTTGATAATTGATTGGCCTCAAAATGTTTCTATAAATCATCCTAGCGCAAAGGAGTTGCTTGAACGAGACTTGAGAAATGTTATAACGTATTTCCAACGTAAACATAATTTGGAAATAAACTTAGAAGATGCCTTAAGTTATGTTACTGAAAAATAA
- a CDS encoding AIR synthase-related protein, with the protein MGKLSTNDLKQLLDCVKPDSRVVVKPQFGFDSGVHKLNNDKCLVVSTDPCVGVPEQFFGWFLINYVASDIALFGAKTQFCTINLLGSPSTQSKVFKEIMKQACNAAEELGITIVTGHTGTYQGLSTLVGVCTGYGQISQEKLKTPAGAKHGDLVLCVKPVGLETVVNFALVHNKLARKLFGAKKTEDLTELVVMQTCVKEALLLAGCEGTHALHDATEGGVISALNELAEVSGLGFRVDWKRFSFSEETQILKDYYQLTDTQLLSMSSTGTFLVAVSPESKTKVENVLRENNISAQFVGEFTKDLSRVLLKNGKETVFPIKPDDPYARILSAKT; encoded by the coding sequence TTGGGTAAGCTTTCAACAAACGACCTCAAACAGTTGCTAGATTGTGTCAAACCAGATTCTAGGGTAGTTGTTAAGCCCCAGTTTGGTTTTGACTCAGGAGTTCACAAATTAAACAATGACAAGTGTCTTGTTGTATCTACAGATCCTTGTGTTGGTGTTCCTGAGCAGTTCTTTGGTTGGTTTTTAATCAATTACGTGGCTTCAGACATCGCCTTGTTTGGAGCCAAAACCCAGTTTTGCACAATCAATTTGTTGGGATCACCCTCAACACAGTCTAAAGTGTTCAAAGAAATAATGAAACAAGCATGTAACGCCGCTGAAGAACTTGGAATAACAATTGTAACTGGTCACACTGGGACATATCAGGGTTTGTCTACTTTGGTTGGTGTGTGTACTGGTTATGGGCAAATAAGCCAAGAAAAACTAAAGACTCCTGCAGGGGCAAAACATGGCGACCTTGTGTTATGTGTCAAGCCTGTGGGTTTAGAAACTGTTGTAAATTTTGCGTTGGTGCACAACAAGTTGGCTAGAAAACTGTTTGGTGCTAAAAAAACTGAAGATTTGACCGAACTAGTTGTCATGCAAACTTGTGTCAAAGAAGCCTTACTGCTTGCTGGCTGCGAGGGGACACATGCTCTGCATGATGCAACTGAAGGTGGAGTAATTTCGGCTTTGAATGAGTTGGCTGAAGTTTCAGGGCTTGGGTTTCGAGTTGATTGGAAAAGATTTTCGTTTTCGGAGGAGACGCAAATATTAAAAGATTATTACCAGTTGACAGATACGCAGTTGTTGTCTATGTCGTCTACTGGCACGTTTTTAGTTGCTGTTAGCCCTGAATCAAAAACAAAGGTTGAAAATGTTCTGCGCGAAAACAATATTTCTGCTCAATTTGTGGGAGAGTTTACAAAAGATTTGAGTCGAGTTCTACTGAAAAACGGGAAAGAAACTGTTTTTCCAATAAAACCAGACGACCCCTACGCAAGAATTCTTTCCGCTAAGACTTAA